A section of the Mycolicibacterium anyangense genome encodes:
- a CDS encoding glycosyltransferase family 4 protein, whose product MPPVHINGKWLGQPFTGVQRYSEELARHVVADRGIDFVLHVPKGARVPDWALAPNVTVRRAPLAGLAFEQLYLPVATAGRVLLSFGGMAPLAKRRQIVTFHDANPFRFPQTYRRTFVAFYLVAYLLLVRTARRVLTVSEFSKSELAQVLRVKPSRFLVVGCAADSLTQVSARQPDLPWHPQTYLLVGTLARHKNVPQPTAALAGSGRHVVVVGAGGDAHVYSSAGADLSDNVVVAQRLTDGELRWLYENAAALVFPSFYEGFGLPVLEAQALGCPVIASNRASIPEVGGDGALYFDPENVTELLQHAHTLESDSSAADKLVDLGRRNASRYTWTTSANRVLAAIRSMVV is encoded by the coding sequence ATGCCCCCGGTGCACATCAACGGCAAATGGTTGGGGCAACCCTTCACCGGCGTGCAGCGCTACTCCGAGGAACTGGCCCGCCACGTGGTCGCGGACCGCGGCATCGACTTCGTCCTGCATGTACCCAAAGGCGCACGAGTACCCGATTGGGCGCTCGCTCCCAACGTCACCGTCCGGCGCGCCCCGCTCGCCGGCTTGGCTTTCGAACAGTTGTACCTGCCTGTCGCCACCGCGGGCCGGGTGCTGCTGAGCTTCGGCGGTATGGCGCCGCTGGCCAAGCGACGCCAGATCGTCACCTTCCACGACGCCAACCCGTTCCGGTTCCCGCAGACCTACCGAAGAACCTTCGTCGCTTTCTACCTGGTGGCCTACCTGCTGCTGGTCCGGACGGCCCGCCGGGTCCTGACCGTCTCGGAGTTCAGCAAGAGCGAGCTGGCCCAGGTGCTGCGGGTCAAGCCATCGCGGTTCCTGGTGGTGGGGTGCGCCGCCGACTCACTGACCCAGGTGAGCGCCCGGCAGCCGGATCTGCCCTGGCATCCCCAGACCTATCTGCTGGTCGGCACCCTGGCCCGGCACAAGAACGTGCCGCAGCCCACGGCCGCCCTTGCCGGATCCGGACGGCATGTGGTCGTGGTCGGTGCGGGGGGCGACGCCCACGTGTATTCCAGCGCCGGTGCCGATCTCAGTGACAACGTGGTGGTGGCCCAACGCCTTACTGACGGTGAGCTGCGCTGGCTCTACGAGAACGCCGCAGCGCTGGTCTTCCCGTCGTTCTACGAGGGGTTCGGTCTGCCGGTGCTGGAAGCGCAGGCGCTCGGTTGCCCGGTGATCGCTTCGAATCGGGCATCGATCCCAGAGGTGGGTGGCGACGGTGCGCTGTACTTCGACCCCGAGAACGTCACCGAGTTGCTGCAGCACGCACACACCTTGGAAAGCGACTCGTCGGCGGCCGACAAGCTGGTCGACCTCGGTCGCCGCAACGCTTCGCGCTACACCTGGACTACGTCTGCGAACAGGGTTTTAGCAGCGATTCGTAGCATGGTGGTATGA
- a CDS encoding right-handed parallel beta-helix repeat-containing protein: MTMVRIFLVISAACVLLVGCQSSVAPAQSAPVADETAALQQRLDALQPGQTLSLDQRVYGHRGVLKVTVPGVTIEGRGATLQASEDETSSVQVLADNVTIHGLTLTAATEGKRWEGLNQQKLAVLGASGVRIDDVTVNGSAAAGIFLKGANNFALSNIRVANTRADGIHITGGSSEGTVTNVTTANTGDDGVAVVSYGDAPPSHNVDIAGTVVNGSHARGVSVVGGEHIRIRDVHVNDTAAAGIYIAAEGSPYFTQSVEDVTVTNGTVTDANRDPGVVNGAILVFSGNPGQSVTHVDVNDISVVGTPESAERVVGLVANQGTVAGINFNNLVLDGNNVEQFYTNAPAGTFTLSNWS, encoded by the coding sequence ATGACCATGGTCAGAATATTTCTGGTGATCTCGGCTGCGTGCGTCCTGCTGGTGGGCTGCCAAAGCAGTGTCGCGCCTGCCCAATCGGCCCCTGTGGCTGATGAGACCGCCGCTCTACAGCAACGCCTCGATGCTCTGCAGCCGGGGCAGACGCTGAGTCTTGACCAACGCGTCTACGGGCATCGTGGAGTGCTGAAGGTGACCGTGCCGGGCGTGACCATCGAGGGCAGAGGTGCGACTCTGCAGGCCAGCGAGGACGAGACGTCGTCAGTGCAGGTACTCGCCGACAACGTGACTATTCATGGCTTGACTCTGACAGCCGCGACTGAGGGCAAGCGCTGGGAGGGCTTGAACCAGCAGAAGCTCGCCGTGTTGGGTGCCAGTGGGGTACGGATCGATGACGTCACAGTGAACGGGTCGGCGGCCGCGGGCATATTTCTGAAGGGCGCAAACAACTTCGCGTTGAGCAATATCAGGGTGGCCAACACTCGGGCCGACGGCATTCACATCACGGGCGGGTCTTCGGAGGGCACGGTGACCAACGTGACTACGGCCAATACCGGTGATGACGGTGTCGCCGTGGTCTCCTATGGTGACGCGCCGCCGAGCCACAACGTCGACATCGCCGGAACGGTGGTCAACGGATCGCATGCACGAGGTGTGTCTGTGGTGGGTGGCGAGCACATCAGAATCAGAGACGTCCATGTCAACGACACGGCCGCCGCCGGCATCTATATCGCAGCCGAAGGCAGTCCGTACTTCACGCAATCGGTGGAAGACGTCACGGTCACCAACGGTACGGTGACAGACGCAAATCGCGATCCTGGTGTGGTCAACGGGGCCATTCTGGTGTTCAGCGGTAATCCGGGGCAGTCAGTCACACATGTGGATGTGAATGACATCTCGGTGGTCGGGACGCCCGAGTCGGCGGAGCGAGTAGTGGGACTCGTGGCCAATCAGGGCACCGTGGCGGGGATAAACTTCAACAATCTTGTGTTGGACGGCAACAACGTCGAGCAGTTCTACACCAACGCGCCGGCTGGCACCTTCACGCTGTCCAATTGGTCCTAG
- a CDS encoding O-antigen polymerase has translation MAVAAASILPTVLIGDAEFRSLWRTPKAITAETLLMFSSGVLALCFGALVSSAVLHQQPSGTRWPAFSSEAVALLRRASTLLTALTLVGYTGFVFLILRSGLSVSQLTGDNYTDGPPVRDLIGSIPGVTTLTQCGMAAVVVSSLLLSQQYSRGEVVKMMTVIGLSIPRAFIYSERLAIMEVVVPVVAVFCARLSLSSGSKRLAAQLAPAVGIPFVATIFGVFEYFRSWSYFRTRTNNSFIEFTLDRLAGYYTTALNNGHLILHHLNVPGRWPYDTIEWFWNAPGVASLQLYTRLTGLPKPYSAHGETSPVMRMLNNYASPEFNNPCGYTGPFIDYGLVGGLIYFLVIGVVVGSLYRGFCGGRPFGILLYPIMFTGLLELPRYMYWAQGRTLPTLIALITLSWMLNRIGTKSQAAAPLAPMLSPLGS, from the coding sequence TTGGCGGTCGCTGCAGCCTCGATCCTGCCGACCGTACTCATCGGCGACGCAGAGTTCCGCTCGCTGTGGCGGACTCCCAAGGCCATTACTGCTGAGACACTGCTGATGTTCAGCTCGGGAGTGCTGGCCTTATGCTTTGGCGCACTGGTCAGTAGTGCGGTGCTGCACCAGCAACCGTCGGGGACTCGTTGGCCCGCATTCAGCTCCGAGGCCGTCGCCCTCCTGCGGCGGGCCAGCACCTTGCTGACGGCGCTCACCCTTGTGGGCTACACCGGATTTGTGTTTCTCATTCTGCGGTCTGGTCTTTCGGTGAGCCAGCTCACCGGTGACAACTATACGGACGGCCCCCCGGTGCGCGATCTCATCGGCTCCATTCCCGGTGTGACGACACTTACTCAGTGCGGAATGGCGGCTGTGGTGGTGTCGTCACTGCTGCTGTCACAGCAGTATTCGCGTGGCGAAGTTGTGAAGATGATGACCGTGATCGGCCTGTCGATCCCCCGTGCCTTCATCTACTCCGAGCGACTGGCGATCATGGAGGTCGTCGTTCCGGTGGTAGCGGTCTTCTGCGCCAGGCTCTCGTTGAGCTCGGGTTCGAAACGCCTTGCCGCGCAACTAGCGCCAGCCGTGGGGATTCCATTCGTGGCAACCATATTCGGCGTTTTCGAGTACTTCCGTTCATGGTCGTACTTCCGAACTCGCACCAACAACAGCTTCATCGAGTTCACCCTCGACCGTCTCGCCGGTTACTACACGACCGCTTTGAACAACGGGCACTTGATCCTGCACCACCTGAACGTGCCCGGCCGCTGGCCCTACGACACCATCGAGTGGTTCTGGAATGCTCCCGGCGTAGCAAGCCTGCAGCTGTACACCCGACTCACGGGGCTTCCGAAGCCGTACTCAGCACATGGCGAAACGTCGCCGGTGATGCGCATGCTGAACAACTACGCCAGCCCCGAGTTCAACAACCCGTGCGGTTACACCGGCCCTTTCATCGACTATGGCCTGGTCGGTGGGTTGATCTACTTTTTGGTGATCGGTGTGGTGGTCGGTTCGCTCTATCGGGGATTCTGCGGCGGCAGGCCATTCGGAATTCTGTTGTATCCCATCATGTTCACCGGTCTGCTGGAATTGCCGCGCTATATGTATTGGGCTCAGGGCCGGACCCTACCCACGTTGATCGCGTTGATTACCTTGAGTTGGATGCTCAACAGGATCGGCACCAAATCGCAGGCCGCCGCACCCCTTGCGCCGATGCTCAGTCCGTTGGGGTCCTAG